In the Caballeronia sp. LZ062 genome, one interval contains:
- a CDS encoding amino acid aminotransferase: MSLFSAVELAPRDPILGLNEAFNADPRPTKVNLGVGVYTNEEGKIPLLRAVREAEKARVEAALPRGYLPIDGIAAYDAAVQSLLLGKESPLVAAGRVVTAQALGGTGALKIGADFLKRVNPNAVVAISDPSWENHRALFEGAGFEVVNYPYYDAATHGVNFEGMLAALNGYAAGTVVVLHACCHNPTGVDLTDAQWAQVVEVVKSRNLVPFLDIAYQGFGESIEADAAAVRLFAAADLNVFVSSSFSKSFSLYGERVGALTIITASKEESARVLSQLKRVIRTNYSNPPTHGGSIVAAVLASPELRATWEQELGEMRDRIRAMRNGLVQRLKSAGVDRDFSFVDKQRGMFSYSGLTAAQVDRLREEFGIYAVSTGRICVAALNTRNLDVVANAVASVLK, from the coding sequence ATGTCCCTATTCTCTGCCGTCGAACTCGCCCCCCGCGACCCGATTCTGGGCCTCAACGAAGCCTTCAACGCCGATCCGCGCCCGACCAAGGTCAATCTCGGCGTCGGCGTCTACACGAATGAAGAAGGCAAGATTCCGCTGCTGCGCGCCGTGCGCGAAGCGGAAAAAGCTCGCGTTGAGGCTGCGCTGCCGCGTGGTTATCTGCCGATCGACGGCATCGCCGCCTATGACGCCGCCGTGCAGTCGCTCCTGCTCGGCAAGGAATCGCCGCTCGTGGCCGCCGGCCGCGTCGTCACGGCGCAGGCGCTCGGCGGCACGGGCGCGCTCAAGATCGGCGCGGACTTCCTGAAGCGCGTGAACCCGAACGCGGTCGTCGCGATCAGCGATCCGAGCTGGGAAAACCATCGCGCGCTGTTCGAAGGCGCGGGCTTCGAGGTCGTCAACTATCCGTACTACGATGCCGCGACGCACGGTGTGAATTTCGAAGGCATGCTGGCCGCGCTGAACGGCTACGCGGCGGGCACGGTCGTCGTCCTGCACGCGTGCTGTCACAACCCGACCGGCGTGGACCTGACGGATGCGCAATGGGCGCAGGTCGTCGAAGTCGTGAAATCGCGCAACCTGGTGCCGTTCCTCGACATCGCCTATCAGGGTTTCGGCGAGAGCATCGAGGCCGACGCCGCTGCCGTGCGCCTTTTCGCCGCGGCCGATCTGAACGTGTTCGTGTCGTCGTCGTTCTCGAAGTCGTTTTCGCTCTACGGCGAGCGCGTCGGCGCATTGACGATCATCACGGCGAGCAAGGAAGAGTCGGCGCGCGTACTGTCGCAACTCAAGCGCGTGATCCGCACGAATTACTCGAACCCGCCGACGCACGGTGGCTCGATCGTCGCAGCGGTGCTGGCGTCGCCCGAATTGCGCGCGACGTGGGAGCAGGAACTCGGCGAAATGCGCGACCGCATCCGCGCGATGCGCAATGGCCTCGTGCAGCGTCTGAAGTCAGCGGGCGTCGACCGTGATTTCTCTTTCGTCGACAAGCAGCGCGGCATGTTCTCCTACTCGGGCCTGACCGCCGCTCAGGTCGACCGCCTGCGTGAAGAGTTCGGCATCTATGCGGTGAGCACGGGCCGTATCTGCGTGGCTGCGCTCAACACGCGCAATCTGGATGTCGTGGCAAATGCTGTCGCGAGCGTGCTGAAGTAA